In Flammeovirgaceae bacterium 311, one DNA window encodes the following:
- a CDS encoding metal dependent phosphohydrolase — protein sequence MNFQKAKAYAITRLQQELPENLYYHGLHHTLDVCQSIEKLAIREHVQAEDLVILRTAGLYHDIGFVEQYQCNEPIACRIVRESLPYFDYTSTQIDIICKIILSTQIPQRPHTHLEMIMCDADLDYLGRDDFFEISRTLLKEWIEFGIINSTQEWNRKQISFFQQHHYYTLTARNLREPLKLKHLHELQRVLTS from the coding sequence ATGAATTTTCAGAAAGCAAAGGCTTATGCTATAACCCGCCTTCAACAGGAGTTGCCTGAAAATTTGTATTACCATGGCCTCCATCACACGCTAGATGTTTGCCAGTCCATCGAAAAACTAGCCATTAGGGAACATGTACAGGCCGAAGACCTTGTTATACTACGAACCGCGGGCTTGTACCATGACATAGGCTTTGTTGAACAATACCAATGTAACGAACCTATTGCCTGTCGCATTGTCCGGGAATCACTGCCATATTTTGATTATACATCTACTCAAATAGATATAATTTGCAAGATTATACTATCTACGCAGATCCCACAGCGCCCGCACACACATCTGGAGATGATCATGTGTGACGCCGATCTGGATTATCTTGGCAGAGATGATTTTTTTGAAATTTCTCGCACGCTTCTAAAGGAGTGGATAGAATTTGGGATTATTAATTCGACTCAAGAATGGAATAGGAAGCAAATAAGCTTTTTTCAGCAGCACCACTATTATACTTTAACTGCCAGAAACCTTCGAGAACCCCTTAAGTTAAAGCACCTTCATGAACTTCAAAGAGTACTTACTTCTTGA
- a CDS encoding hypothetical protein (COG1284 Uncharacterized conserved protein), giving the protein MNKADKINWKVIFSLSSLLYLVTGVSFALVALKGFLIPNHFLDGGVTGISILLEHIFHIPFSILLIVFNIPFLIIGFKRIGKTFSVQAFIAIMLLSVLINFIDIPAVTNDKVLIAVFGGFFIGVGVGLVIRSGGVIDGLEIIALYTTKKSGFSTGEIIMAINSLVILSAAYEFGIETAMYSILVYFTAMKTSDYVVDGFEEFTALNIISKDHELVKSMIVNDFGKAITVYKGERGYLPASFGTKHDNDIIMTIVTRLELHRIKQAIANLDPNAFFYVQSIKEVRGGIGKHTKHLHHDEYQTAGIPSSKNSV; this is encoded by the coding sequence ATGAATAAAGCTGATAAAATTAATTGGAAGGTGATTTTCTCCTTATCCTCTTTATTATACTTGGTCACAGGAGTGTCTTTTGCTTTAGTGGCACTGAAGGGATTTTTGATTCCAAATCATTTTCTTGATGGGGGTGTAACAGGCATTTCAATTTTATTAGAACATATATTTCATATTCCCTTCAGTATACTTTTAATAGTATTCAACATCCCCTTTTTGATTATTGGTTTCAAGAGAATTGGTAAGACCTTTAGTGTTCAGGCTTTTATAGCTATCATGCTGTTATCTGTTCTGATAAATTTCATTGATATTCCGGCTGTAACTAACGATAAAGTACTGATAGCGGTATTTGGTGGGTTTTTTATAGGGGTTGGTGTTGGTCTGGTGATCAGGAGTGGCGGAGTAATTGATGGACTGGAGATTATTGCCCTTTATACCACCAAAAAATCAGGATTTTCAACCGGTGAAATTATCATGGCTATTAATTCCCTTGTTATCCTGAGCGCCGCCTATGAATTTGGTATTGAAACAGCCATGTATTCTATTCTGGTATATTTTACGGCAATGAAAACCTCTGATTATGTAGTCGATGGATTTGAAGAATTTACAGCTTTAAATATTATTTCAAAAGATCATGAATTGGTGAAATCTATGATTGTTAATGATTTCGGCAAGGCCATAACAGTATACAAAGGAGAACGCGGATACCTTCCAGCATCTTTTGGCACCAAACATGACAATGACATTATCATGACAATTGTAACAAGATTAGAATTGCACCGAATTAAACAAGCCATTGCTAACCTTGACCCAAATGCATTTTTTTATGTCCAAAGTATAAAGGAAGTCAGAGGAGGTATAGGAAAACATACAAAACATTTGCATCATGATGAGTACCAAACCGCTGGTATTCCTAGTAGCAAAAACAGCGTTTAA
- a CDS encoding integral membrane sensor hybrid histidine kinase (COG0642 Signal transduction histidine kinase), translating into MWFGTKFGLNRFDGLKFTTFTKDGNGLGFDDVQSIAQDAEGYLWLMGPYGQSHITLFDPLTNKAVSFEEKFNKKRPSTLFAVPQRLLGSPNGTIFFADYQPAVLISYHPTSGLKYVPLPQFKRLAVFHTTARNTVWAIADDKHLLELTPEGRILHQFSHPQESIIVCFGQRNAGIEFFYFLSDPASSSPQLFYSIDEYGKRREWALDLLTSLNQYIFPVGYAFDQSGLLWDGMSLRDSTGGALLTIAPQTSGESIENRSFLRDRNGLFWLGTSFGVYQVKLIENHFQRLFYQGPSKGGSGYAIRGIAVKGSQVFANLEKSGLYASSPSGGLPQKKYTNGDEFAAANALIPDGQGNLYVGIGNQLVHYNLSTGTNSTVELPSDLGAWALHALGANKLLVGSSMGLFLYHDTKQQLQPFTRYNQFTELAQAHILYIAPDRKGALWICANTGFYTVHPEKGVTARYWSGGKGHFQLPADSYHHFYQDPQGLFWLATANAGLIRWDREQNIYRQFRRTEGLSNDNIYAVYADWRGHLWLSSDYGIMQFDPVGMTARSYTVQDGITSNEFNRISHFQAKDGQLYFGSLNGITSFNPRDFEHEKPPVTLPLHIVSFRQFDDSLDKLVDKTEELATSNRIIIRPDDRTSVLDFTLLNYADASNNVYAYQFKGLDNEWTYQTEPSLRLGNLPYGDYQLLVKGQASDGRLSSANLSIQVSVLRPFYLRSWFLMLMVFLLIGSVWGWGRWRAWSHRQAQTRLKAQIKEATHVIAEQAQDLLRLDETKSRFFANISHEFRTPLTVILGMAANLKLNPDPELQQTASLIERQGSNLLRLINQILDLSRLEAGEMPFQLVRADLVSFIHYVGESYHSMAKAKGIQLLFTAERDAIEADFNPDRLQDILANLLANAIKFTPTGGQVMYSVTLQEGWHPLTAAGYHEEITPTSHLDQSWIRITVSDTGPGIEPDSLARIFDRFYQAGPPLAGPRSAENPQNTQGGGTGIGLSLVRELVVLMQGGLAVRNQYVLDGSDAEQSNLGAEFVVFLPLTRQAPLAEAPALLAANSDQPEWIQPSQEAAVERPVLLLVEDNDDVATYTQTCLRGAYQVVRAKNGQEGIDLALATIPDLILSDVMMPLKDGFVLCDTLKNDERTSHIPIVLLTARAAVIDRIAGLRRGADAYLVKPFQREELLVVLSNQLQSRRLLQHYYEKLALGNAEANSIPAESPEAIEDKFVTRLRSTLTPHLDNPSLDSDMICQLMGMSRNTLHRKVTALTGLSINPYLRALRLQKAKELLLTHELSIAEVAHAVGFEDPSYFGRVFSEAYKMSPGQFRSMHNK; encoded by the coding sequence ATGTGGTTTGGTACCAAGTTTGGTTTAAACCGATTTGATGGACTGAAATTTACCACCTTTACCAAAGATGGTAACGGACTCGGTTTTGATGATGTACAGTCCATCGCCCAGGATGCAGAAGGCTATTTATGGCTCATGGGGCCTTACGGTCAGTCGCATATCACCCTTTTCGATCCTCTGACCAATAAAGCTGTTTCATTTGAGGAGAAGTTCAATAAAAAACGACCCTCCACTTTGTTCGCTGTACCACAGCGACTGCTGGGTAGCCCTAATGGCACCATCTTCTTTGCAGATTACCAACCCGCTGTTCTTATTTCCTATCATCCAACATCTGGGCTGAAGTATGTGCCCTTGCCACAGTTTAAGAGGCTTGCTGTATTTCATACCACTGCCCGCAATACAGTTTGGGCCATTGCTGATGACAAACACTTGCTTGAGCTGACACCCGAGGGTCGAATACTTCACCAGTTTTCCCATCCCCAGGAATCAATTATTGTTTGTTTCGGACAGCGAAACGCCGGTATCGAGTTTTTCTACTTTCTCTCGGATCCCGCCAGTAGCTCCCCTCAGCTATTTTATAGCATAGATGAATATGGTAAGCGCCGGGAATGGGCATTGGACTTGCTGACATCATTGAATCAGTACATATTTCCCGTTGGTTATGCCTTTGACCAGTCCGGCTTACTCTGGGATGGGATGAGTTTGCGGGATTCAACCGGTGGAGCGCTGCTAACTATTGCCCCGCAGACTTCTGGTGAGTCGATTGAGAATCGAAGTTTTCTACGAGACCGAAACGGCCTATTTTGGTTAGGTACTAGTTTTGGGGTATACCAGGTAAAACTTATCGAAAATCACTTTCAACGATTATTCTATCAGGGACCTAGTAAAGGGGGAAGCGGTTACGCCATTCGGGGCATTGCCGTAAAGGGCAGTCAAGTGTTTGCTAATCTGGAAAAATCCGGCTTGTATGCATCTTCCCCATCTGGAGGTTTACCCCAAAAGAAATATACGAATGGCGATGAATTTGCCGCCGCTAATGCTTTGATCCCAGATGGGCAGGGAAATCTTTACGTCGGGATCGGTAATCAATTGGTTCATTACAATCTCTCCACTGGTACAAATTCCACAGTAGAACTACCAAGCGATTTGGGCGCCTGGGCTCTTCACGCGCTTGGGGCCAACAAATTGCTTGTTGGGAGTAGTATGGGTCTTTTTTTGTACCATGACACAAAACAACAGCTGCAGCCTTTTACACGCTATAACCAATTTACCGAACTGGCCCAAGCTCACATCCTCTATATTGCCCCCGACAGGAAAGGAGCCCTCTGGATTTGTGCTAACACCGGCTTCTACACCGTCCACCCTGAAAAAGGCGTAACTGCCCGTTACTGGAGTGGAGGGAAAGGGCACTTTCAGCTACCCGCCGACAGTTATCATCATTTTTACCAGGATCCCCAGGGCCTGTTCTGGCTGGCTACAGCTAACGCAGGTCTTATTCGGTGGGACAGGGAGCAGAACATCTACCGGCAGTTCAGGCGTACCGAGGGCTTATCCAACGATAACATTTACGCGGTGTACGCTGACTGGCGGGGCCATCTGTGGTTAAGCAGTGACTACGGTATTATGCAGTTTGATCCTGTTGGCATGACAGCCAGATCCTATACTGTTCAGGACGGCATTACTAGCAATGAATTTAACCGCATTTCTCATTTTCAGGCTAAAGACGGCCAGCTTTATTTCGGCAGTCTGAACGGGATTACCTCATTCAATCCCAGGGATTTTGAACATGAGAAACCTCCTGTTACGCTTCCGCTGCACATCGTCTCGTTTCGTCAGTTTGATGATTCGCTTGACAAACTAGTAGATAAAACCGAAGAGCTGGCAACAAGTAACCGGATTATTATCAGGCCCGATGACCGTACGAGTGTGCTGGATTTTACCCTGCTGAATTATGCCGACGCCAGTAATAATGTGTATGCTTACCAGTTTAAGGGATTGGATAACGAGTGGACCTATCAGACCGAACCATCACTACGGTTGGGAAATTTACCCTATGGCGACTATCAATTATTGGTGAAAGGGCAGGCGTCCGATGGCCGGTTATCTTCGGCAAACCTGTCTATCCAGGTGAGCGTACTACGCCCCTTTTATCTCCGCAGCTGGTTTTTGATGCTGATGGTGTTCTTGCTGATTGGCTCAGTATGGGGCTGGGGACGGTGGCGGGCTTGGAGCCACCGGCAGGCACAAACCCGGCTGAAAGCTCAGATCAAGGAGGCTACCCACGTTATTGCCGAGCAGGCACAGGACCTGCTGCGACTCGACGAGACGAAGTCGCGGTTTTTTGCTAATATCTCCCATGAATTTCGTACCCCCCTCACCGTAATTCTGGGCATGGCAGCTAACCTGAAGTTGAATCCCGACCCCGAGCTACAACAGACGGCCAGTCTTATTGAACGCCAGGGCAGCAATCTGCTGCGGCTGATCAACCAGATCCTGGACCTCTCGCGGCTGGAAGCCGGTGAGATGCCATTCCAGCTGGTGCGGGCCGACCTGGTTAGCTTCATCCACTACGTTGGTGAGTCGTACCATTCGATGGCGAAGGCCAAGGGCATACAGCTGCTATTTACCGCAGAGAGAGACGCCATTGAAGCCGACTTTAACCCTGACAGGCTCCAGGACATTTTGGCCAACCTGCTGGCCAATGCCATAAAATTTACTCCTACGGGCGGACAGGTGATGTATAGCGTCACCCTTCAGGAGGGCTGGCATCCGCTCACCGCTGCCGGGTACCACGAAGAAATCACCCCCACCAGCCATCTCGATCAGTCGTGGATTCGGATCACCGTTAGTGATACCGGACCAGGCATTGAACCGGACAGTCTGGCCCGGATCTTCGACCGCTTTTATCAGGCGGGGCCACCGTTAGCCGGGCCGCGATCGGCAGAGAACCCGCAAAACACACAGGGCGGTGGTACGGGCATCGGCCTCTCGCTGGTGCGAGAACTGGTGGTGTTGATGCAGGGTGGCCTTGCGGTCCGCAACCAATACGTCCTGGACGGGTCCGACGCGGAACAATCAAACCTGGGAGCTGAATTTGTGGTCTTTTTGCCCTTGACCCGCCAGGCACCCTTAGCGGAAGCTCCAGCACTGCTTGCAGCCAACTCTGACCAACCCGAATGGATCCAGCCTTCTCAGGAAGCAGCTGTTGAGCGACCCGTGCTATTATTGGTGGAAGACAATGATGACGTAGCCACGTACACCCAGACCTGTTTGCGGGGAGCGTACCAGGTTGTACGGGCCAAAAACGGTCAGGAAGGCATTGACCTTGCCCTGGCGACCATACCTGACCTTATACTGAGTGATGTTATGATGCCGCTCAAAGATGGCTTCGTTCTCTGCGACACGCTCAAGAACGATGAACGAACCAGCCATATTCCCATTGTGCTACTTACGGCTAGGGCCGCGGTGATTGACCGCATTGCGGGTTTACGCCGGGGAGCGGATGCTTACTTGGTCAAACCCTTTCAACGTGAAGAACTCCTGGTCGTGTTAAGCAACCAGCTGCAGAGCCGACGCTTGTTGCAGCACTATTACGAAAAACTGGCTTTGGGAAATGCTGAAGCAAATTCAATCCCTGCAGAATCCCCTGAGGCAATCGAAGATAAGTTTGTGACAAGGCTACGCAGTACCTTAACACCTCATCTCGACAACCCAAGTTTGGATAGTGACATGATCTGCCAGTTGATGGGCATGAGCCGCAACACTTTACACCGTAAGGTGACTGCCCTGACAGGCCTGTCAATAAATCCTTATCTGCGGGCGCTACGCTTGCAAAAAGCCAAAGAGCTGCTGCTTACCCATGAACTAAGTATTGCCGAAGTAGCTCATGCGGTAGGATTCGAAGACCCGAGCTACTTTGGCAGAGTTTTCAGCGAGGCATATAAGATGTCGCCCGGACAATTTCGGAGCATGCATAACAAATAA
- a CDS encoding cytochrome C (COG2010 Cytochrome c, mono- and diheme variants): MYYLKTLIDITSPSKDKSLKIMKSRNIEIRGILFLALAFSIVMVACDSKKEVENKEASLAPLTEDEYILRGAYLIKVGGCNDCHTPKLFTEKGMELDTSRLLSGHPAGEQLPPVDPRALQPGYWVLFNAHNTAAVGPWGLTYARNLTPHETGIKGWQEEYFIKSFRTGKHMGIEAGRPIMPPMPWFNLAEAADEDLKAIFHYLKSIKPVDNAVPEPLSPEEVLKMSMDPGYRKI; this comes from the coding sequence ATGTACTACCTGAAAACCTTGATCGATATTACTTCACCTTCTAAGGATAAATCCCTAAAAATCATGAAATCCAGAAATATAGAAATCAGAGGAATACTCTTTCTGGCCCTTGCATTTTCCATTGTAATGGTTGCCTGTGATTCAAAAAAAGAAGTAGAGAATAAAGAAGCCTCTTTAGCACCTTTAACCGAAGACGAATATATCCTTAGAGGAGCATATTTAATCAAAGTAGGCGGCTGTAATGATTGCCATACACCCAAGCTGTTCACTGAAAAGGGAATGGAACTGGATACAAGCAGGTTGTTGTCAGGACATCCCGCAGGAGAACAACTTCCGCCAGTTGATCCAAGAGCATTACAGCCGGGATATTGGGTATTGTTCAATGCGCATAATACGGCTGCGGTGGGTCCCTGGGGTCTGACATATGCCCGAAATCTAACTCCTCATGAGACAGGTATCAAAGGATGGCAGGAAGAATATTTCATCAAATCTTTCCGGACAGGGAAGCATATGGGGATTGAGGCAGGAAGGCCAATAATGCCACCAATGCCCTGGTTTAATTTGGCTGAAGCAGCAGATGAGGACTTGAAAGCAATCTTTCATTACCTAAAATCTATAAAACCTGTCGATAACGCTGTTCCAGAGCCACTATCTCCGGAAGAGGTGCTTAAAATGTCGATGGATCCAGGATATCGGAAAATTTAG
- a CDS encoding subtilase family protease (COG1404 Subtilisin-like serine proteases) gives MKSVFALTPASTARDIFSLIIRGRAIQRFALTILLCLLPFLAVAQTRNLVPIVECVKYTGNGKFQATFGYDNPNKKEISVGESNSYLVYEGIKPNGKPVSNFKTGRQSNVYSIEFDGKKVTWAIKLPNGNTVFVDASINASLCQPTTNFSYGRYPMPPAGKDNISKTGAYLPALFQVGSSGSSDEIFQLETQYVLVEMVANAGMASQLLSDALALGLKPDYTISPYNPLLITGGFRVDRLDALNALPSLKFAQPVYTAKSNVGLTTTQGDAAQRSDVARLGFDIDGTGVKIGVISDSYNTKGGASADMSNGDLPGTVQVLSDYPRALSDEGRAMLQIVHDVAPGASLAFASGFFGATPFAKAIDDLAAAGCNIIVDDISYINEPFFQDGVVAQAVDRVSGAGVSYFSAAGNYGQKSYAAQFSASPAPTGISGHAHNFGGGDILQQIALTEGVYTVVLQWNDLFASLGQAGSATDLDIYLTDNSGRIIYGFNRNNLGNDPVEAVTFLVPSGGAITNLMIINATNNSPVAIKYLVFRGDIAITEYNTNSSTIVGQANAKGANAVGAVLFRNTPVNGVNPATKASFSSTGSTPILRNTSGSPLNGAPLREKPNFCAPNGGNTTVTLGVPPPDFSDGDSYPNFFGTSAAAPHAAGVAALLLEAHRKYKGTSLAPTDVRNILQNTALDMGTLSPGKFDFETGYGFIQADISLGTFASPKAILNSITASATPVIGGGPYTVVVNGEFLTNRSVVYFNGAPLTTSLISSTQVSATLPLLSGNFPVQVYNPPLVAGGSDGGFSNSLYFFNNPVITIKADNKTKLFGEPLPAFTATITGLPAGVTAESLGLTNLEFSTTATAGSNVGFYTIGVAKTGPINPDYIFDFKNGALTVDKVPLVVKANNLQTTYGNKIEGITYTYKLPNSSAEAKSAIIEQIAATHAAAIANAIAIVDASALVDAAAIANRSFLVSAAAIANAAAIANGNTAIYVNAQILNTYNPDPSAPFISASAIANGIAIVDAAAIANGIAIVDGAAIANASAIANSENNTLIGTGSNERTLVIFSGETNITALNSIPLLTGLTSGSIIVPAAFVPPATGNNYLVSYENGQLLVLPRALTVKADDKVICQEDPAPVFTATLSGFANGESIANLSGSLSYTTSPTTTSGLSNIIPGGLSSANYNISYINGSLFVNPGGPGVGPYLECVERVSKTSFRAYFSYQNNNSSTIRVAVGEKNWIAARGSYQLESPIPTTFLPGRHYAFSLLFDGQELNWNLRICSPEIFSSAIASASSASTSRCKVGSITSRIDESDQGDAQLATAGITTYPNPVRDKLTIDLQAYKDMQVQILLYDLLGKEQLSTRLHGTGDKVILDIGRLKAGIYLLKVNSDRVQEQVKIIKQ, from the coding sequence ATGAAAAGTGTTTTTGCACTCACCCCTGCCAGCACAGCCAGGGATATTTTCAGCCTGATCATCAGAGGCCGTGCTATTCAACGCTTTGCCTTAACCATTCTTTTGTGCCTGCTCCCATTTTTAGCTGTTGCACAAACAAGAAACCTTGTACCCATTGTGGAATGCGTGAAATACACCGGTAATGGCAAATTCCAGGCAACCTTTGGGTATGACAACCCTAATAAAAAGGAAATAAGCGTTGGAGAAAGCAACAGCTATCTTGTATATGAAGGAATAAAGCCTAACGGAAAGCCTGTATCTAACTTTAAAACTGGTAGACAATCCAATGTTTATAGTATTGAGTTTGATGGCAAAAAAGTAACCTGGGCGATAAAACTTCCTAATGGAAACACTGTTTTTGTAGATGCCAGTATTAATGCTTCTCTTTGCCAGCCCACTACAAACTTCTCCTATGGCAGGTATCCTATGCCACCGGCGGGTAAAGACAATATCAGTAAAACAGGTGCTTATTTACCGGCTCTTTTTCAAGTAGGCAGCAGTGGCAGTTCAGACGAGATCTTTCAGCTTGAAACCCAATATGTACTTGTTGAAATGGTGGCCAATGCCGGCATGGCCTCACAACTTTTATCAGATGCCCTTGCACTGGGTTTAAAACCAGACTACACCATCAGCCCCTATAACCCGCTGTTGATCACTGGTGGATTCAGGGTAGATAGACTAGATGCCCTTAACGCACTCCCCAGTCTTAAATTTGCCCAACCTGTTTACACTGCAAAGAGCAATGTAGGACTCACCACCACCCAGGGCGATGCTGCACAACGCTCAGACGTTGCCCGTTTAGGCTTCGATATTGATGGTACTGGCGTAAAAATTGGGGTTATTTCAGATAGCTATAACACTAAAGGTGGTGCCTCTGCCGATATGAGCAATGGCGATCTGCCAGGCACTGTACAAGTACTTAGCGATTACCCAAGAGCATTATCTGATGAAGGAAGAGCTATGCTGCAAATAGTACATGATGTAGCACCAGGAGCCTCTTTAGCCTTTGCTTCTGGCTTTTTTGGCGCTACTCCTTTTGCAAAGGCAATAGATGATCTGGCAGCGGCTGGCTGCAACATAATTGTAGATGATATCAGCTACATCAACGAACCCTTTTTCCAGGACGGGGTGGTTGCTCAGGCAGTAGACCGTGTAAGTGGGGCGGGGGTAAGCTATTTCTCTGCTGCCGGTAACTACGGCCAGAAATCATATGCTGCTCAATTCAGCGCCAGCCCGGCTCCGACCGGAATCAGTGGACATGCACACAATTTTGGAGGCGGTGATATACTACAACAGATTGCCCTCACCGAAGGTGTATATACCGTTGTGCTGCAATGGAATGACCTGTTTGCCTCCCTTGGGCAGGCTGGCAGCGCCACCGACCTGGACATTTATCTGACAGACAACAGTGGCCGAATCATCTATGGCTTCAATAGAAATAACCTGGGAAATGATCCTGTAGAGGCAGTGACTTTTCTGGTACCCAGTGGTGGTGCCATCACTAACCTGATGATCATCAACGCCACCAACAACAGCCCTGTAGCCATCAAATACTTAGTATTTCGGGGTGACATAGCTATTACAGAATATAATACCAATTCATCTACCATAGTAGGGCAGGCCAACGCAAAGGGTGCTAACGCTGTAGGTGCTGTTCTATTCCGTAATACTCCTGTCAATGGCGTGAATCCTGCAACTAAAGCATCCTTCTCGTCTACTGGCAGCACCCCTATTTTACGCAACACTTCTGGCAGTCCTTTAAATGGCGCTCCACTTCGGGAAAAGCCTAACTTTTGTGCCCCCAACGGCGGAAATACGACTGTAACCTTAGGGGTTCCGCCTCCCGATTTCAGTGATGGAGATAGCTACCCCAACTTCTTTGGTACTTCTGCTGCTGCACCCCATGCCGCAGGAGTAGCAGCTTTGCTACTGGAAGCCCATCGAAAATATAAAGGCACTAGTCTTGCACCCACTGATGTACGCAACATCTTGCAAAACACAGCCCTGGACATGGGAACATTATCCCCTGGTAAATTTGATTTTGAAACTGGCTATGGCTTTATCCAGGCAGATATCTCCCTTGGTACTTTTGCCAGCCCAAAAGCTATCTTAAACAGTATTACAGCCTCTGCTACACCTGTAATTGGCGGTGGACCCTACACGGTGGTAGTGAATGGAGAGTTTTTAACAAATAGATCAGTCGTATACTTCAATGGAGCACCCCTAACCACCAGCCTGATCAGCTCTACACAAGTTTCGGCTACGCTGCCGCTTCTATCGGGAAACTTCCCGGTGCAGGTATACAATCCGCCACTGGTGGCAGGGGGTTCTGATGGCGGCTTTTCCAATTCGCTCTACTTCTTCAACAATCCTGTTATTACCATTAAAGCCGATAATAAAACAAAGCTGTTTGGCGAACCACTACCTGCCTTTACAGCTACCATTACTGGCTTACCTGCTGGGGTAACAGCCGAATCCCTGGGACTCACCAACCTGGAATTTTCTACTACAGCAACAGCTGGAAGTAATGTAGGCTTTTATACCATTGGTGTGGCCAAAACAGGCCCTATAAACCCTGATTATATCTTTGACTTTAAAAACGGAGCTCTCACAGTAGATAAAGTACCTCTGGTAGTAAAGGCAAATAACCTGCAAACGACCTACGGCAATAAGATAGAAGGCATCACCTATACCTATAAACTGCCGAACTCATCAGCAGAAGCTAAATCCGCCATTATTGAGCAGATAGCAGCAACGCATGCAGCAGCCATTGCCAATGCCATTGCAATTGTAGATGCCAGTGCTCTGGTAGATGCAGCAGCCATTGCCAACAGAAGCTTCCTGGTGAGCGCAGCCGCTATTGCAAATGCGGCAGCCATTGCTAATGGAAATACTGCCATTTATGTTAATGCACAGATCCTGAATACTTATAACCCCGATCCATCAGCACCCTTCATCAGCGCTTCCGCAATTGCCAATGGAATCGCTATTGTAGATGCGGCAGCGATCGCCAATGGTATTGCTATAGTTGATGGAGCCGCGATCGCCAATGCTTCTGCCATTGCCAATAGTGAAAATAATACTTTAATTGGTACGGGCAGCAATGAAAGAACCCTGGTTATTTTTTCCGGTGAAACAAACATAACAGCCTTGAACAGTATTCCGCTCCTCACCGGACTCACATCGGGAAGTATAATTGTCCCTGCTGCTTTCGTACCCCCTGCTACCGGTAACAACTATCTGGTATCATATGAAAATGGACAGCTATTGGTGTTACCAAGAGCTTTGACGGTTAAGGCAGATGATAAAGTTATATGCCAGGAAGATCCTGCACCTGTCTTTACGGCTACCCTCAGTGGTTTTGCAAATGGAGAATCGATTGCTAATCTGAGCGGCAGCCTTAGCTATACTACTTCACCCACTACTACTTCGGGCTTATCAAACATCATTCCGGGAGGGCTTAGCTCAGCTAATTACAACATCAGTTATATCAATGGTTCACTATTCGTGAATCCGGGCGGGCCGGGGGTGGGTCCTTATTTGGAATGTGTAGAACGGGTATCCAAAACTTCCTTCAGGGCCTATTTCTCGTACCAAAACAACAATTCCTCAACCATCAGGGTAGCAGTTGGGGAAAAGAACTGGATTGCAGCCCGCGGAAGTTATCAGCTTGAAAGCCCTATTCCTACTACCTTCCTGCCAGGGCGGCATTATGCATTCTCCCTGCTATTTGATGGGCAGGAGCTAAACTGGAATCTAAGGATATGCAGCCCGGAGATTTTCTCTTCTGCCATAGCCTCTGCTTCCAGTGCAAGTACTTCCCGTTGCAAGGTGGGCAGCATCACCAGCAGAATTGACGAAAGTGATCAAGGCGATGCACAACTGGCTACAGCCGGTATCACTACTTATCCAAATCCTGTGCGGGATAAGCTGACGATAGACCTCCAGGCATACAAAGATATGCAGGTACAAATTCTGCTCTATGACCTGTTGGGCAAGGAGCAACTCTCGACACGCTTGCATGGTACGGGTGATAAAGTAATACTGGATATAGGCAGGCTCAAGGCAGGAATATACTTATTGAAAGTAAATTCGGATAGGGTTCAAGAGCAAGTAAAGATTATCAAGCAATAA